In one Fodinicola acaciae genomic region, the following are encoded:
- a CDS encoding M20/M25/M40 family metallo-hydrolase — protein MPNTVTAEDEVVDLCRELIRIDTSNTGETATSAGERVAAEYVAEKLSEVGLEVTVSESEPTRASVVTRIAGTDSSRPALLLHGHLDVVPAQADDWTHPPFAGEITDDGYLWGRGAVDMKDMDAMILALVRQWKRDGWTPPRDLVVAFFADEEAGSIHGAHHLVETRPELFDGVTEAVSEVGGFSVSLDADRRLYPIQGAERGIGWMKLTATGRAGHGSFIHDDNAVTTLAEAVGRIGRHRFPLQMTDTVAAFLRAAAAELGIEVDLDNPELTVDKLGPISKIIGATLRNTANPTMLSAGYKANVIPGKAEAVIDGRFLPGTQEEFERTIDELAGPDVTREWVGGQAQPALEFPFEGALVDAMTAALIAEDPGARPVPYMLSGGTDGKALNRLGIRSYGFAPLKLPADLDFAALFHGVDERVPTEALRFGVRVLRRFVESA, from the coding sequence ATGCCGAACACCGTCACCGCGGAGGACGAGGTCGTCGATCTCTGCCGCGAGCTCATCCGGATCGACACCAGCAACACCGGTGAGACAGCGACCAGCGCCGGTGAACGCGTCGCCGCCGAGTACGTGGCGGAGAAGCTGTCCGAGGTGGGGCTGGAGGTGACGGTCAGCGAGAGTGAGCCGACCAGAGCCAGCGTGGTGACCCGGATCGCCGGCACCGACTCGTCGCGTCCGGCGCTGCTGCTGCACGGCCACCTCGACGTCGTGCCGGCGCAGGCCGACGACTGGACGCATCCGCCGTTCGCCGGGGAGATCACCGACGACGGCTATTTGTGGGGCCGCGGCGCCGTGGACATGAAGGACATGGACGCGATGATCCTGGCGCTCGTACGCCAATGGAAGCGCGATGGCTGGACTCCGCCGCGTGATCTGGTGGTGGCTTTCTTCGCCGACGAGGAGGCCGGCAGCATCCACGGCGCGCACCACCTGGTCGAGACCAGGCCGGAGCTGTTCGACGGCGTCACCGAGGCGGTCAGCGAGGTCGGCGGCTTCAGCGTGAGCCTGGACGCCGACCGCCGGCTCTATCCGATCCAGGGCGCCGAGCGCGGCATCGGCTGGATGAAGCTGACCGCGACCGGCCGCGCCGGCCACGGCTCGTTCATCCACGACGACAACGCGGTGACCACGCTCGCCGAGGCGGTCGGTCGGATCGGCCGGCACCGCTTTCCGCTGCAGATGACCGACACGGTCGCGGCGTTCCTGCGCGCGGCCGCGGCCGAGCTCGGCATCGAGGTCGACCTGGACAACCCGGAGCTGACCGTCGACAAGCTCGGTCCGATCAGCAAGATCATCGGCGCGACGCTGCGCAACACCGCCAACCCGACCATGCTGTCGGCCGGCTACAAGGCCAACGTCATCCCGGGCAAGGCGGAGGCGGTGATCGACGGCCGCTTCCTGCCCGGCACGCAGGAGGAGTTCGAGCGGACGATCGACGAGCTGGCCGGTCCGGACGTGACCCGCGAGTGGGTCGGCGGCCAGGCGCAGCCGGCGCTGGAGTTTCCGTTCGAGGGCGCGCTGGTCGACGCGATGACCGCCGCGCTGATCGCCGAGGACCCGGGCGCGCGGCCGGTGCCGTACATGCTCTCCGGTGGCACCGACGGCAAGGCGCTGAACCGCCTCGGCATCCGGTCGTACGGCTTCGCGCCCCTCAAGCTGCCGGCCGACCTGGACTTCGCGGCGCTGTTCCACGGTGTCGACGAGCGCGTGCCGACCGAGGCGCTGAGGTTTGGCGTACGCGTGCTCCGGAGGTTTGTCGAGAGCGCCTGA
- a CDS encoding pyridoxamine 5'-phosphate oxidase family protein, with protein sequence MTDHDFTAHARELIDRNRYLSLATVDPDGRPWVSPVYFAPGEDGEFIWVSTVDAEHSRNLAARPDVSLVIFDSTVQPYHGRAVYASGEAYALAGDDLDRALRIYPGAADRGGAQLTLDDVTGDAPYRLYRAAATRLWVLCPREPRQPCAAHGLAKDHRAAVPLVRRRQSA encoded by the coding sequence ATGACCGACCACGACTTCACCGCTCACGCACGAGAACTCATCGACAGAAACCGCTATCTGAGCCTCGCCACGGTCGATCCGGACGGCAGGCCGTGGGTCTCGCCCGTGTACTTCGCGCCGGGGGAGGACGGCGAGTTCATCTGGGTCTCCACCGTCGACGCGGAGCACTCGCGCAACCTCGCCGCGCGGCCGGACGTCAGCCTGGTGATCTTCGACTCGACGGTCCAGCCGTACCACGGTCGGGCCGTGTACGCGTCCGGCGAGGCGTACGCGCTGGCCGGCGACGACCTCGACCGCGCACTGAGGATCTACCCAGGCGCGGCTGATCGTGGCGGCGCACAGCTGACGCTGGACGACGTGACCGGCGACGCGCCGTACCGCCTCTATCGGGCAGCCGCCACGCGGCTGTGGGTCCTCTGTCCGCGTGAGCCACGGCAGCCCTGCGCCGCGCACGGTCTCGCCAAGGACCACCGCGCGGCCGTACCGCTGGTCAGGCGGCGACAGTCGGCTTGA
- a CDS encoding MFS transporter, with translation MTTALRPRTRDVLANREFRALWLAESQSAAGDQLAKVALMVLVYARTGSALWAAGVFALTFLPAIAGGLGLSQFADRFPRRNVLVVCSLGQATCLALMAIPHMPLPVLCLLVVLQQFLLAPANAAQNALAREVIEDDEVYVRSQDLRQISNNTIMLGGLAVGGFLIAAIGTSLALAIDAVSCLLAAATVWLLLSRRPAPGGEMTSWFSSTGWVFKQRRMRVLLTLSWLVGLAVVVEGLAAPLAKELHAGDAAVGWLLAADPLGFIIGAFVLSRFFNAQARLSMIGILSTASLAILVLFFFQPSLPLALFLLVVAGATGAYHISVISAVATWTPAEMRGGTNGVFRTGLRVSQGLGIAAGGVIAQLIGSSSYTIAICAVIGLLIAVPATISWARLKPTVAA, from the coding sequence GTGACAACCGCTCTCCGTCCGCGTACGCGCGATGTGCTGGCCAACCGCGAGTTCCGCGCGCTGTGGCTGGCCGAGTCCCAGTCGGCCGCCGGCGACCAGCTGGCCAAGGTCGCGTTGATGGTCCTGGTCTACGCACGCACCGGATCGGCGCTCTGGGCCGCCGGCGTCTTCGCCCTCACGTTCCTGCCGGCGATCGCCGGCGGACTCGGCCTGTCGCAGTTCGCCGACCGGTTTCCGCGCCGCAACGTGCTGGTCGTCTGCTCGCTCGGCCAGGCCACCTGCCTCGCGCTCATGGCGATTCCGCACATGCCGCTGCCGGTGCTGTGCCTGCTCGTCGTCCTCCAACAGTTTCTGCTGGCGCCGGCCAACGCCGCGCAGAACGCGCTCGCGCGCGAGGTCATCGAGGACGACGAGGTGTACGTACGCTCGCAGGATCTGCGGCAGATCAGCAACAACACCATCATGCTCGGCGGGCTGGCGGTCGGCGGCTTCCTGATCGCCGCTATCGGCACGTCGCTCGCGCTCGCGATCGACGCGGTGAGCTGCCTGCTCGCCGCCGCGACCGTGTGGCTGCTGCTGTCCCGCCGGCCGGCGCCCGGCGGCGAGATGACCAGCTGGTTCTCCTCCACCGGCTGGGTCTTCAAGCAGCGCCGGATGCGCGTCCTGCTGACGCTGTCCTGGCTGGTCGGCCTCGCGGTGGTCGTCGAAGGGCTGGCCGCGCCACTGGCCAAGGAACTGCACGCCGGCGACGCCGCGGTCGGCTGGCTGCTCGCCGCCGACCCGCTCGGCTTCATCATCGGCGCGTTCGTGCTGTCGCGGTTCTTCAACGCACAGGCACGGCTGTCGATGATCGGCATCCTTTCCACCGCGTCACTGGCGATCCTCGTGCTGTTCTTCTTCCAGCCGAGCCTGCCGTTGGCACTGTTCCTGCTGGTCGTCGCGGGCGCCACCGGCGCGTACCACATCTCGGTCATCTCGGCGGTCGCCACCTGGACACCGGCTGAGATGCGCGGCGGCACCAACGGCGTCTTCCGTACCGGCCTGCGCGTCTCGCAGGGGCTCGGCATCGCCGCCGGCGGCGTGATCGCCCAGCTGATCGGCTCCAGCTCCTACACGATCGCCATCTGCGCGGTCATCGGCCTGCTGATCGCCGTGCCGGCGACCATCTCCTGGGCTCGGCTCAAGCCGACTGTCGCCGCCTGA